A region from the Simiduia sp. 21SJ11W-1 genome encodes:
- a CDS encoding chemotaxis protein CheW — protein MATSSTKTKSSEDPILQWVTFKLAGETYGINVMQVQEVLRYSEIAPVPGAPSYVLGIINLRGNVVTVIDTRHRFGLESGEINDNTRIVIIEADNHVVGILVDSVAEVVYLRQSEIETAPNVGNDESAKFIQGVCHKNDELLILIELNKLLSDGEWADLDSI, from the coding sequence ATGGCCACGAGTTCTACCAAAACCAAATCCAGTGAAGATCCCATACTCCAGTGGGTAACCTTCAAATTAGCCGGTGAAACCTACGGCATTAACGTAATGCAGGTGCAAGAAGTACTGCGTTACTCGGAAATTGCCCCTGTGCCCGGTGCGCCTTCCTATGTTTTGGGCATCATCAACTTGCGCGGCAATGTGGTAACCGTTATCGATACCCGTCACCGGTTTGGCCTGGAGTCGGGCGAGATAAACGACAACACGCGCATTGTGATTATTGAGGCAGATAACCACGTGGTAGGCATCTTGGTAGATAGCGTGGCCGAAGTGGTGTACCTCAGGCAATCTGAAATAGAAACAGCGCCCAATGTTGGCAATGATGAGAGCGCCAAGTTTATTCAGGGCGTGTGCCACAAAAACGATGAGCTTCTAATTCTTATTGAGCTTAATAAGCTGCTCTCCGACGGAGAGTGGGCAGATCTAGACAGTATCTAA
- a CDS encoding HAD family hydrolase — translation MTERGFLFDLDGTLVDTAVDFVAVINHFRTAHKLSRLTTAEISPLVNGGGAIMTEASFGISQDHPGFAELQNQFLNYYEKVIGLHCHLYSGMDNLLAILEANHTPWGIVTNKHRRFATVLLERLGLRPNCLVCGDDIANGKPAPDALLLAAKKIGTPASALGYCGDHERDIAAGIAAGMHTISVAYGYLAPHIDVTTWGAHEIADSPQELAEQIISFVQGTH, via the coding sequence ATGACTGAGCGTGGCTTTCTGTTTGATTTAGATGGCACATTGGTAGACACAGCCGTTGATTTTGTTGCGGTTATTAACCATTTCAGAACAGCCCATAAGCTAAGCCGCCTCACCACCGCAGAAATTTCACCCTTGGTGAACGGCGGTGGCGCCATTATGACAGAAGCAAGTTTTGGCATAAGCCAGGACCACCCGGGCTTTGCAGAGCTGCAAAACCAGTTTTTAAACTATTACGAAAAGGTTATCGGCCTGCACTGCCACCTCTACTCTGGTATGGATAACCTGCTGGCCATACTTGAAGCCAATCATACGCCCTGGGGCATTGTGACAAACAAGCATCGCCGTTTTGCCACTGTGTTGCTGGAGCGGCTCGGGCTAAGGCCAAACTGCCTTGTGTGCGGTGACGACATTGCAAACGGCAAGCCCGCACCAGACGCGCTGTTATTGGCCGCTAAAAAAATTGGCACCCCAGCCAGCGCGTTAGGCTACTGCGGCGACCACGAGCGCGACATTGCAGCTGGCATTGCTGCGGGCATGCACACCATATCCGTTGCCTACGGCTACCTTGCCCCACACATTGACGTTACCACCTGGGGCGCCCACGAAATTGCCGACTCGCCACAGGAGCTGGCTGAGCAGATCATTTCTTTCGTGCAAGGCACCCATTAA
- the ubiG gene encoding bifunctional 2-polyprenyl-6-hydroxyphenol methylase/3-demethylubiquinol 3-O-methyltransferase UbiG, with amino-acid sequence MATSENIDPGANVDPAEIAKFEALAARWWDPQSEFKPLHDINPLRANYIDLRAQVAGKKAIDVGCGGGLLTEALAHRGARVTGIDMGAAPLAVAKLHALESELDIEYQQITAEAKAEQAAGSYEVVTCLEMLEHVPSPESVIKACAALAKPGADLFFSTLNRNPKAYAFAILGAEYLLKLLPKGTHEYSKFIKPSELAQWLRNANLELVAMTGLTYNPLFKTYRLNEHDVSVNYLVHARKRHD; translated from the coding sequence ATGGCAACTTCCGAAAACATTGATCCGGGCGCAAATGTGGACCCGGCTGAAATCGCCAAGTTTGAAGCGCTAGCCGCGCGCTGGTGGGATCCGCAATCTGAATTCAAACCCCTGCACGATATCAACCCGCTGCGCGCCAATTACATTGATTTACGCGCACAGGTTGCGGGTAAAAAAGCCATTGATGTTGGCTGTGGCGGCGGGCTACTCACCGAAGCGCTCGCCCACCGCGGCGCCCGGGTTACAGGCATTGATATGGGGGCGGCACCACTGGCTGTGGCAAAGTTGCATGCCCTTGAATCCGAGCTTGATATTGAATATCAACAAATAACGGCCGAGGCAAAAGCAGAACAGGCAGCCGGCAGTTACGAGGTGGTAACCTGCCTTGAAATGCTGGAGCACGTGCCCTCACCTGAATCTGTAATAAAAGCATGTGCAGCGCTTGCCAAGCCCGGCGCCGATTTGTTTTTTTCAACGTTAAACCGCAACCCCAAGGCCTACGCCTTTGCAATTTTGGGCGCCGAATATCTGTTAAAGTTGCTACCAAAGGGAACCCATGAGTACAGTAAATTCATAAAGCCCTCCGAGCTTGCACAGTGGCTCCGCAATGCGAACCTTGAGCTGGTTGCCATGACAGGGCTCACCTACAACCCGCTGTTTAAAACCTACAGGCTGAATGAACACGACGTATCTGTAAACTACCTGGTACACGCCCGGAAACGCCATGACTGA
- a CDS encoding YciK family oxidoreductase has translation MNPLDYQAPSDLLSTRVIAITGAGDGIGKEAALTFARHGATVILMGRTVAKLEKVYDTIVSEKLAEPAIYPIDFFGATEADYIDMCNRIDEAFGKLDGILFNAALLGDRTPLENYSADTFARVMQVNVNAPFLMAKSLLPLLRKSDGASLVFTGSSVGYKGRAYWGAYAISKAAAENLMQTLADEEDGTSKVRANSINPGGTRTKMRAKAYPAENPADVKAPSVLMPAYLYLMGQDSKHVNGQQIDASGK, from the coding sequence ATGAACCCACTGGATTACCAGGCACCATCAGATCTTTTAAGCACTCGCGTGATTGCAATCACCGGCGCAGGCGACGGTATTGGCAAAGAAGCCGCGCTTACCTTTGCTCGCCACGGCGCAACTGTTATTTTAATGGGCCGCACAGTAGCCAAGCTAGAAAAAGTATACGACACCATTGTGAGCGAAAAACTCGCAGAACCGGCCATCTACCCCATTGATTTTTTTGGAGCAACAGAAGCCGACTACATTGATATGTGCAACCGCATTGACGAAGCCTTTGGCAAACTCGACGGCATTTTATTTAATGCAGCCCTGCTTGGCGATCGCACCCCGCTTGAAAACTATTCAGCAGATACCTTTGCCCGGGTGATGCAAGTAAATGTGAACGCACCGTTTTTAATGGCCAAATCGTTGTTGCCGTTGTTGCGCAAATCTGATGGGGCAAGCCTGGTGTTTACCGGATCAAGCGTTGGCTACAAAGGCCGCGCCTATTGGGGCGCTTATGCGATTTCGAAAGCTGCAGCGGAAAACCTGATGCAAACCCTGGCCGATGAAGAAGACGGCACCAGCAAGGTAAGGGCAAACAGCATCAACCCCGGTGGCACGCGCACCAAAATGCGGGCCAAGGCCTACCCGGCTGAAAACCCCGCAGACGTAAAAGCCCCCAGCGTTCTTATGCCCGCATACCTCTACCTGATGGGGCAAGACTCAAAGCATGTGAACGGCCAACAAATTGATGCCTCTGGCAAATAA
- a CDS encoding DUF2802 domain-containing protein produces MQNLLTQLTSLEMVLVGAVVVSWVAVALAMASLIKVKRQEILVHNAMDELKRSVSIGNNGLMGMGRKLLNIEKTMQRQQNRPVAAGGVGTAAAAAKSSGAQARQMKPSQVNPFAQFATEIDAQPAKDSHYQQASTMLAQGLTAAQVASATGMSHAEIQLLAMLNGQAASVN; encoded by the coding sequence ATGCAAAACTTACTTACCCAGCTTACCTCGCTTGAAATGGTGTTAGTCGGTGCCGTAGTGGTTAGCTGGGTGGCTGTGGCATTGGCGATGGCAAGTTTAATCAAGGTTAAACGCCAGGAAATACTGGTTCACAACGCCATGGACGAGTTAAAGCGTTCTGTCTCTATCGGCAATAACGGGCTGATGGGTATGGGTCGCAAGCTTTTGAATATTGAAAAGACCATGCAGCGTCAGCAAAACCGGCCGGTGGCTGCAGGCGGTGTGGGCACGGCTGCAGCAGCCGCAAAATCCTCAGGCGCCCAAGCCCGGCAAATGAAGCCCTCGCAGGTTAATCCGTTTGCCCAATTCGCTACCGAAATAGATGCCCAGCCCGCAAAAGATTCACACTACCAACAAGCGTCAACTATGTTGGCACAGGGGCTTACTGCAGCTCAGGTAGCCAGTGCTACGGGTATGTCGCATGCGGAAATTCAGCTGCTGGCCATGCTTAATGGTCAAGCGGCCAGCGTCAATTAA
- the gyrA gene encoding DNA gyrase subunit A yields MGELAKEILPVNIEDELKQSYLDYAMSVIVGRALPDVRDGLKPVHRRVLFAMSELNNDWNKAYKKSARVVGDVIGKYHPHGDSAVYDTIVRMAQPFSLRYMLVDGQGNFGSIDGDSAAAMRYTEIRMAKIAHDLLADLDKETVDFVPNYDGTEQIPAVLPTRIPNLLVNGSSGIAVGMATNIPPHNLTEVVKGCLALIDNADITIDELMEYIPGPDFPTAAIINGRAGIIEAYRTGRGRIYIRARAVVETDEKSNRERIVISEIPYQVNKARLIEKIAELVKEKKIEGISELRDESDKDGLRVVIELKRGEVGEVILNNLYAQTQLENVFGINIVALVDGQPKILNLKELLEHFVRHRREVVTRRTVYLLRKARERGHILEGLAVAIANIDPVIELIKSSPTPADAKEALLARGWESSDIGQFLERAGSDACRPDGLPEQFGLRDSKYYLSPEQAQAILELRLHRLTGMEHDKLLGEYQEKLELIAGYLEILGSSVRLMEVIREELEQVIADFGDERRSEIVTSRRDLTIEDLITEEDRVVTISHGGYAKSQPLADYQAQKRGGQGKSATAVKDEDFVEHLLIANTHTTLLMFTNAGKVYWLKVYQIPLAGRQSRGRPVVNLLPLEEGERVTSILPVQEYDDDHFIFMATANGTVKKTALTQFSRPRSVGLRAIELDEGDQLVKTAITNGSCDILLLASSGKAARFKESDVRAMGRTSRGVRGIRLQEDQRVVGMIVPEPEGFVLTVSENGYGKRTEVNDFPTKGRGTQGVIAMAASERNGLLVGGVQVFDGEEIMLISDQGTLVRTRVNEVSVLSRNTQGVRLIKVKGAEKLVGVERIEESDEEQAEGEVDASE; encoded by the coding sequence ATGGGTGAATTAGCTAAAGAAATTTTACCTGTCAACATTGAAGATGAGTTGAAGCAATCCTATCTCGATTACGCCATGAGCGTGATCGTAGGCCGCGCACTGCCAGATGTTCGCGATGGCCTGAAGCCTGTGCACCGTCGCGTGTTGTTCGCCATGAGCGAGCTGAACAACGATTGGAACAAGGCCTACAAAAAATCTGCCCGTGTGGTGGGTGATGTGATCGGTAAATACCATCCCCATGGCGACTCCGCCGTATACGACACCATTGTGCGTATGGCCCAGCCCTTCAGCCTGCGTTACATGTTGGTTGACGGCCAGGGTAACTTTGGCTCCATCGATGGCGATTCCGCAGCTGCCATGCGTTATACCGAAATCCGCATGGCCAAAATTGCCCACGACCTGTTGGCCGATCTCGATAAAGAAACCGTTGATTTCGTGCCCAACTACGACGGCACCGAGCAAATTCCAGCAGTGCTGCCCACCCGTATTCCCAACTTGCTGGTAAACGGCAGCTCCGGTATTGCCGTGGGTATGGCAACCAATATTCCACCGCACAACCTCACCGAAGTAGTGAAGGGGTGCCTGGCGTTAATCGATAATGCAGATATCACCATCGATGAGCTGATGGAGTATATCCCCGGCCCGGATTTCCCCACCGCCGCCATCATTAATGGCCGCGCCGGCATTATTGAGGCCTACCGCACCGGCCGTGGGCGCATTTATATTCGTGCGCGCGCCGTTGTTGAGACAGATGAAAAGTCTAACCGCGAGCGCATTGTAATATCTGAAATTCCCTATCAGGTGAACAAGGCTCGCCTGATTGAAAAAATTGCCGAGCTCGTAAAAGAGAAAAAGATTGAAGGCATTAGCGAGCTGCGCGATGAGTCCGATAAAGACGGCTTGCGCGTGGTTATTGAACTTAAGCGCGGTGAGGTGGGTGAAGTTATCCTGAATAACCTCTACGCGCAAACACAGCTTGAAAACGTATTTGGTATCAATATTGTGGCCTTGGTAGACGGCCAGCCAAAAATATTGAACCTCAAAGAGTTGCTGGAACACTTTGTGCGTCACCGCCGTGAAGTGGTTACCCGCCGTACGGTTTACCTTTTGCGCAAGGCGCGCGAGCGCGGCCATATTCTGGAAGGTTTGGCCGTTGCCATTGCCAACATAGACCCGGTAATTGAGCTGATTAAATCATCGCCCACCCCTGCAGATGCCAAAGAGGCATTGCTGGCCCGTGGTTGGGAGTCTTCTGATATTGGCCAGTTTTTAGAGCGCGCCGGCAGTGATGCCTGCCGCCCCGATGGCCTGCCGGAGCAATTTGGCCTGCGCGATAGCAAGTACTATTTATCGCCAGAACAAGCACAAGCCATTCTTGAGTTGCGCCTGCACCGCTTAACCGGTATGGAGCACGATAAGCTTTTGGGCGAATATCAGGAAAAGCTTGAATTGATTGCAGGCTATCTTGAAATTTTGGGCTCGTCCGTGCGCTTGATGGAAGTGATTCGCGAAGAGCTTGAGCAAGTAATTGCAGATTTTGGCGATGAGCGCCGCTCTGAAATTGTCACCTCGCGCCGCGACCTGACAATAGAAGATTTAATTACCGAAGAAGATCGCGTTGTCACTATTTCCCACGGTGGCTACGCTAAGAGTCAGCCGCTGGCAGATTACCAAGCGCAAAAGCGCGGTGGCCAGGGCAAATCTGCAACAGCGGTAAAAGATGAAGATTTCGTAGAGCACCTGCTGATTGCCAATACCCACACCACGCTGCTGATGTTTACCAACGCAGGTAAAGTGTATTGGTTGAAGGTGTATCAAATTCCATTGGCCGGGCGCCAATCACGTGGCCGCCCGGTGGTTAACCTGCTGCCGCTTGAAGAGGGCGAGCGCGTAACATCAATCCTGCCGGTGCAGGAATACGACGACGACCACTTCATCTTTATGGCAACCGCCAACGGCACAGTGAAGAAAACAGCGCTCACGCAGTTTTCACGCCCGCGTAGCGTGGGCCTGCGTGCAATTGAATTAGACGAAGGTGATCAGCTGGTTAAAACCGCCATCACCAACGGTAGCTGCGACATCTTGCTGCTGGCAAGCAGCGGTAAAGCTGCACGCTTTAAGGAATCCGATGTGCGCGCGATGGGTAGAACCTCACGTGGCGTTCGCGGCATTCGCCTGCAGGAAGATCAGCGTGTTGTGGGCATGATTGTGCCAGAGCCCGAAGGTTTCGTACTCACGGTAAGTGAAAACGGCTACGGCAAGCGCACCGAAGTGAACGACTTCCCAACCAAGGGCCGTGGCACCCAGGGCGTAATCGCCATGGCAGCCAGCGAGCGCAACGGTTTGTTAGTGGGCGGTGTGCAGGTGTTTGATGGCGAGGAAATTATGCTGATTTCCGATCAAGGCACCTTGGTGCGCACCCGCGTGAACGAAGTGTCTGTGTTGAGCCGCAATACCCAAGGCGTGCGCCTGATTAAAGTGAAGGGCGCCGAAAAACTTGTGGGTGTAGAGCGTATTGAGGAATCAGACGAAGAGCAGGCCGAAGGCGAAGTAGACGCGTCCGAGTAA
- the pheA gene encoding prephenate dehydratase, giving the protein MASDQEREKNDTQQQLLALRDRIDAIDEQIGQLISERALCAQAVAEVKKAAGDQQVIYYRPEREAQVLRRAMERNKGPLGDEEVARLFREIMSACLALEEPIKVAFLGPEGTFTQQAALKHFGNSAVTRPMSAIDQVFREVEAGAVNYGVVPVENSTEGVVTHTLDNFIGSNLKICGEVELRIHHHLMVSDVTHTDSITRIYSHSQSLAQCRKWLDAHYPKAERIAVNSNAEAAKRIKGEWNAAAIAGEMAAELYGLQVLAEKIEDEPDNSTRFLIIGTDQVPPSGEDKTSIVVAVKNSPGALHDLLEPFQRHKVDLTRVETRPSRSGAWTYVFFIDFKGHVNEQPVQSALGEVSERVSDLKILGSYPKGVL; this is encoded by the coding sequence ATGGCGAGCGATCAGGAACGCGAAAAAAACGATACCCAGCAGCAGCTGCTAGCCTTGCGGGATCGAATAGATGCAATAGACGAGCAAATTGGCCAGTTGATCAGCGAGCGCGCCCTGTGCGCGCAAGCTGTGGCTGAAGTTAAAAAAGCCGCGGGCGACCAACAGGTAATCTACTACCGGCCGGAGCGTGAGGCGCAGGTGTTGCGCCGCGCCATGGAGCGCAATAAAGGCCCCTTGGGCGATGAAGAGGTGGCCCGGCTGTTCAGGGAGATCATGTCTGCCTGCCTGGCACTTGAAGAGCCTATTAAAGTGGCGTTTCTTGGGCCTGAGGGCACCTTCACCCAGCAGGCGGCGCTCAAGCATTTTGGCAATAGCGCCGTCACCCGGCCTATGTCTGCCATAGATCAAGTGTTCCGCGAGGTTGAAGCCGGTGCCGTTAACTACGGCGTAGTGCCTGTTGAAAACTCAACGGAAGGCGTGGTTACCCACACCCTTGATAACTTTATTGGCTCTAACCTGAAAATTTGCGGCGAAGTTGAGCTGCGCATCCATCACCACTTGATGGTGTCTGATGTCACCCATACTGATTCCATTACCCGTATTTATTCACACTCGCAATCTTTGGCCCAATGCCGCAAGTGGCTGGATGCCCATTACCCTAAGGCTGAGCGCATTGCGGTTAACTCCAATGCCGAAGCTGCAAAGCGCATTAAAGGCGAGTGGAACGCGGCGGCCATTGCGGGCGAAATGGCGGCCGAGCTTTACGGTTTGCAGGTGCTTGCTGAAAAAATTGAAGACGAGCCCGATAACTCAACCCGATTTCTCATTATTGGTACCGATCAGGTGCCGCCAAGCGGCGAAGATAAAACCTCCATTGTGGTGGCGGTAAAAAACTCGCCCGGTGCACTGCACGATTTGCTGGAGCCTTTCCAGCGTCACAAGGTGGATTTAACCCGCGTGGAAACCCGGCCATCACGCAGTGGCGCCTGGACATACGTGTTCTTTATTGATTTCAAAGGCCATGTAAATGAGCAGCCGGTTCAATCTGCTTTGGGCGAAGTGTCTGAGCGGGTTTCAGATTTAAAGATTCTGGGCTCTTACCCCAAAGGCGTTCTGTAA
- the cysC gene encoding adenylyl-sulfate kinase, giving the protein MNERFLTWHDHSLNQSNHAAQKQQSPCLIWFTGLSGAGKSTIANGVALALYERNKHSYLLDGDNVRHGLSADLGFSDADRVENIRRIGEVGRLMVDAGLIVLSAFISPFRADRKLVREKFPAGQFFEIYVRAPLSVCEQRDPKGLYKKARRGQLQQFTGIDSAYEEPQAPDLVIDTANCSEQECIALVIEFMSRKGLLEYTVAAQGGAV; this is encoded by the coding sequence GTGAATGAGCGCTTTCTAACCTGGCACGACCATAGCCTTAACCAATCAAACCATGCGGCGCAAAAGCAGCAAAGCCCCTGTTTGATATGGTTTACCGGGCTTAGTGGTGCCGGTAAATCAACCATCGCCAACGGTGTGGCGTTAGCCCTTTATGAACGCAACAAGCACTCCTACCTGTTAGATGGCGATAATGTGCGCCACGGTTTAAGCGCAGATTTAGGCTTCAGTGATGCAGATCGCGTTGAAAATATCCGGCGTATTGGTGAAGTGGGGCGCCTGATGGTAGATGCAGGCCTCATTGTATTAAGTGCCTTTATTTCCCCCTTTCGTGCAGATAGAAAGCTTGTGCGTGAAAAGTTTCCGGCAGGCCAATTTTTTGAAATCTATGTGCGTGCACCCTTATCGGTTTGCGAGCAGCGCGACCCAAAGGGCCTCTACAAAAAAGCGCGGCGCGGGCAGCTGCAGCAGTTCACCGGCATAGATTCCGCCTATGAGGAGCCGCAGGCGCCAGATTTGGTAATAGATACCGCAAATTGCAGCGAGCAAGAGTGTATAGCGCTTGTGATTGAATTTATGTCGCGCAAGGGTTTGCTTGAGTACACAGTTGCAGCACAAGGTGGGGCGGTGTAA
- a CDS encoding TRZ/ATZ family hydrolase has product MTKKTVDTAIYPRWLAPVDPTQGRILRDSCLIINQGAIVDICSAADAQANYTANEEIRLPGHLVIPGLINAHGHAAMSLLRGYADDLPLKPWLEEHIWPAEAAHVSDAFVREGTELAIAEMLLGGTTCFSDMYFFPEAAAAVAEAAGMRAQICIPVMEFPTPWASGPAEYLAKGEQLLAQYQGHETVSMALGPHAPYTVSDDTFTRLKALADSYHCPIQVHLHETAHEVTSALAESGERPSQRLAKLGILAPSTQCVHMTQLDDSDIALLKRTGAQVVHCPESNMKLASGICPSAKLIDAGVNICLGTDGAASNNDLNMLGEMRTAAFLGKVAAGDPAVMGADTLLAMATINGAKALGIDHLVGSLSVGKRADIAAIALDDLQFAPLYDPIAHLLYTECAHKVSHVWVDGKLLVQERKLNTLNAENILHNAQQWQARISAAAKDSE; this is encoded by the coding sequence ATGACCAAAAAAACCGTAGATACCGCAATTTACCCCCGCTGGCTGGCCCCGGTAGACCCAACTCAAGGGCGAATTCTGAGGGATTCCTGCCTAATAATTAACCAGGGCGCCATTGTAGACATCTGTAGCGCGGCGGATGCGCAGGCAAATTACACGGCCAATGAAGAGATCCGCCTGCCCGGGCACCTGGTGATACCTGGCCTGATTAACGCCCACGGCCATGCGGCCATGAGCCTTTTGCGCGGCTACGCCGACGACCTGCCCCTGAAACCCTGGCTTGAAGAGCACATTTGGCCCGCCGAGGCGGCCCATGTGTCTGATGCATTTGTACGCGAAGGCACAGAACTTGCCATTGCCGAAATGCTACTGGGTGGCACCACCTGCTTTTCAGACATGTATTTCTTTCCCGAGGCCGCAGCAGCCGTTGCCGAGGCCGCGGGCATGCGCGCACAAATTTGCATTCCCGTGATGGAGTTCCCCACGCCCTGGGCGAGCGGCCCTGCCGAATACCTTGCCAAAGGCGAGCAGTTGCTGGCGCAATACCAAGGCCATGAAACCGTAAGCATGGCGCTGGGGCCACATGCACCCTACACAGTCTCCGATGATACCTTTACCCGGCTGAAGGCCCTGGCCGATAGCTACCACTGCCCCATACAGGTTCATTTGCACGAAACCGCTCATGAGGTGACAAGCGCACTGGCAGAAAGCGGCGAGCGGCCCAGCCAACGGCTGGCCAAGTTAGGTATTCTGGCACCAAGCACCCAGTGTGTGCACATGACACAACTGGACGATTCAGATATCGCGCTGTTAAAACGCACGGGCGCACAGGTTGTGCACTGCCCGGAAAGCAACATGAAACTCGCAAGCGGCATTTGCCCCAGCGCAAAGCTGATTGACGCAGGCGTTAACATTTGCCTCGGCACCGACGGCGCTGCGAGTAATAACGACCTCAACATGCTGGGCGAAATGCGCACCGCGGCCTTTTTAGGCAAGGTAGCCGCCGGAGACCCGGCAGTAATGGGTGCAGACACCCTGCTTGCCATGGCCACCATCAACGGCGCCAAAGCCTTGGGTATTGATCACTTAGTGGGCTCACTCAGCGTTGGCAAGCGCGCAGATATCGCCGCCATTGCCCTGGATGATTTACAATTCGCGCCACTGTACGACCCTATTGCCCACCTTTTATATACCGAGTGCGCCCACAAGGTGAGCCACGTGTGGGTAGACGGCAAGCTATTGGTGCAAGAGCGCAAGCTCAACACGCTCAATGCCGAAAACATTTTACACAACGCCCAGCAGTGGCAAGCCCGCATTAGTGCTGCGGCAAAAGACTCTGAGTAA